One segment of Sulfitobacter sp. W027 DNA contains the following:
- a CDS encoding LysR family transcriptional regulator: MSYFDNIRTFVRVYELGSMSAAGRDLRISPAVTSSRISQLEERLGVRLFQRTTRSLSPTEQGKSFYRGATEILEAIESAEAQIVNITENLKGSLYVAAPLGVGRRLIAPQVPNFLKDYPEVSVRLRLTDRKVDLTTEGLDLAFFLGQPEDSNLRIRKIADVERVLCASPDYIARRGMPDSGNALIADGHECLSLRFPGATEFRWLLKTAEGPKRFRVAGRYESDDGDVLTDWALAGHGVAMKPVFEIAEHLRTGALVPVAEKTPPEPIQMACLFTHRRRQDPKTRLFMEFMIDRIAATI, encoded by the coding sequence ATGTCCTACTTCGATAACATCCGCACTTTCGTGCGCGTCTATGAACTTGGCAGCATGTCTGCCGCGGGGCGAGATCTGCGGATATCTCCAGCTGTTACGTCGTCACGGATATCCCAGCTAGAAGAACGGCTTGGTGTAAGACTTTTCCAACGAACGACACGCAGCCTCTCTCCGACCGAGCAGGGAAAGTCGTTCTATCGGGGCGCGACTGAAATACTCGAAGCCATCGAAAGCGCCGAGGCGCAAATCGTCAACATCACAGAAAACCTGAAAGGGTCGCTCTATGTGGCGGCTCCCTTGGGGGTGGGTCGACGATTGATTGCGCCGCAGGTCCCCAACTTTCTGAAAGACTATCCGGAGGTCAGCGTGAGGTTGCGTTTGACAGACCGGAAAGTGGACCTGACCACAGAAGGTCTGGATTTGGCATTTTTTCTGGGACAACCCGAGGACAGCAATCTGCGCATCCGTAAAATCGCAGATGTAGAAAGGGTCCTATGCGCCTCACCGGACTATATCGCGCGGCGTGGCATGCCTGACAGCGGCAACGCTCTGATTGCGGACGGACATGAATGTCTGAGCCTTCGGTTCCCGGGGGCCACTGAATTTCGATGGCTGCTGAAGACGGCGGAGGGTCCAAAGCGGTTTCGCGTCGCGGGGCGTTATGAGTCAGATGACGGGGACGTACTCACCGATTGGGCGCTGGCGGGACATGGCGTCGCCATGAAACCCGTTTTTGAGATTGCAGAACACTTGCGGACCGGCGCTTTGGTTCCAGTCGCCGAGAAGACGCCACCGGAGCCGATCCAAATGGCCTGCCTCTTTACGCATCGCCGTAGACAGGATCCGAAAACGCGCCTTTTCATGGAGTTCATGATCGATCGCATAGCAGCGACAATCTAG
- the xdhC gene encoding xanthine dehydrogenase accessory protein XdhC, whose product MSNSPDSLKEFLATHSSVIRVALTRVRGSSPRNEGTEMFVSAQALWGTIGGGQLEFMAIQAAQDMLQSGNLEREMDVPLGPEIGQCCGGRVEIRLIRMRSSDKRAAGERARQTDAALPHVYVMGAGHVGRALAELFQHLPVKCILIDARPEEIARNTAAVETRISVLPEADIWNAPAGSAFIVLTHDHGLDFLLTSAALQRGDASYVGMIGSATKRAKFKSWARMHCDGQSIEHLNCPIGACGSRDKRPSVIAAFVVAEVIAELTTETAATAPIGAIEAPPGRAYLGRTGRLA is encoded by the coding sequence ATGTCGAATAGCCCCGACTCTTTGAAAGAATTTCTCGCGACACATTCCTCGGTCATCCGCGTTGCGCTGACCCGTGTACGCGGCTCTTCGCCCCGGAACGAAGGCACTGAGATGTTTGTCTCTGCCCAAGCGCTTTGGGGAACGATCGGAGGTGGCCAGTTGGAATTTATGGCGATCCAAGCTGCACAGGACATGTTGCAGAGCGGAAATTTGGAGCGAGAGATGGACGTGCCGCTTGGCCCCGAAATCGGTCAATGTTGCGGGGGACGGGTAGAAATCCGCCTGATACGGATGCGGTCCTCGGACAAGCGCGCCGCAGGTGAACGCGCTCGCCAGACAGATGCGGCGCTGCCTCATGTCTATGTCATGGGTGCCGGTCATGTGGGGCGGGCATTGGCCGAGCTGTTTCAACATTTGCCCGTCAAATGCATCTTAATTGACGCCCGGCCTGAGGAGATCGCAAGGAACACGGCAGCGGTAGAGACCCGTATCAGCGTGCTGCCGGAGGCCGATATCTGGAACGCGCCAGCGGGCAGTGCCTTTATCGTTCTGACCCATGATCACGGGTTGGACTTTTTGTTGACCTCTGCCGCGTTGCAACGTGGCGATGCCTCATATGTCGGCATGATCGGCTCTGCCACCAAGCGCGCGAAGTTTAAAAGCTGGGCGCGCATGCATTGTGACGGCCAATCGATTGAACATTTAAATTGCCCTATCGGGGCATGCGGTAGCCGCGACAAGCGGCCCAGCGTCATTGCGGCCTTCGTGGTTGCCGAAGTGATCGCTGAATTGACCACTGAAACTGCCGCAACCGCCCCGATCGGGGCAATAGAAGCGCCCCCGGGGCGCGCATATCTGGGCCGAACGGGGAGACTGGCCTGA
- the xdhA gene encoding xanthine dehydrogenase small subunit: MDYQRDIRFILNGTEMSLADVSASQTLLDFLRLDRRLTGSKEGCAEGDCGACTVLVGRLGNAGLVYEPINACIRFLASLHGCHVVTVEHLSGPEGRLHPVQEAMVEHHGSQCGFCTPGFVMSLYALWMQTPEPTSQEVETALQGNLCRCTGYEPIMKAAVAVSRYGTPSSDLLNAEREDITTRLQALQSGKRIVSGPEDNLSIIPTDVDDLADCLLSYPNATIVAGSTDVGLWVTKFLRQIGPAIFTGHLNALKTVEQQGGQLIIGAGATYTDCQTVLSEHLPHLIPYWNRIAGWQVRNMGTVGGNIANGSPIGDTPPVLIALGAEITLRHGDARRNIPLEKFFIDYGKQDRAAAEFVESIQVPLPGPNDLNAAYKISKRRDEDISSVAVGIHMTVTGSVISNARIAFGGMAATPKRAKAAETALNGQRWTRENFEAAAAALAKDFEPLTDWRASSQYRKLTAQNLLRRFYLEQDAQSTAPVQLINA, encoded by the coding sequence GTGGACTATCAACGCGACATCCGTTTCATCCTCAACGGCACAGAGATGTCTTTGGCCGACGTGTCAGCGAGCCAAACACTTCTCGATTTTCTTCGGCTCGACCGCCGCCTGACCGGGTCAAAGGAAGGCTGCGCCGAAGGCGATTGCGGCGCCTGCACCGTGCTTGTGGGCCGGCTTGGCAATGCCGGGCTGGTGTATGAACCGATCAATGCCTGCATTCGGTTTCTGGCCTCCCTCCACGGCTGCCATGTGGTCACGGTCGAGCATCTCTCCGGCCCAGAGGGTCGGTTGCACCCCGTCCAAGAAGCGATGGTTGAACACCACGGGAGCCAATGTGGCTTTTGCACGCCCGGATTTGTCATGTCGCTCTATGCGCTATGGATGCAGACGCCCGAACCGACGTCGCAAGAGGTCGAGACAGCCTTGCAGGGGAACCTTTGCCGCTGCACCGGCTACGAGCCGATTATGAAGGCAGCGGTGGCAGTGTCGCGCTATGGCACGCCATCGTCGGACCTGCTGAACGCCGAACGCGAAGATATAACGACGCGCTTGCAAGCGCTTCAATCTGGGAAACGCATCGTCTCTGGTCCCGAAGATAACTTAAGCATCATTCCGACTGACGTGGACGACCTGGCCGATTGCCTTTTAAGCTACCCGAACGCAACCATCGTCGCGGGGTCCACAGACGTCGGGCTATGGGTGACAAAGTTCCTACGGCAAATCGGACCGGCGATTTTTACCGGCCATTTGAACGCATTGAAAACAGTCGAACAACAGGGGGGTCAGCTGATAATCGGGGCTGGCGCCACCTACACCGATTGTCAGACCGTCCTGTCGGAGCACCTGCCACATCTTATCCCATACTGGAACCGGATCGCGGGATGGCAGGTGCGAAACATGGGCACGGTCGGGGGCAATATCGCGAATGGTTCTCCTATTGGCGATACCCCGCCCGTCCTAATCGCGCTTGGCGCCGAGATCACGCTTCGGCACGGCGATGCCCGTCGAAACATTCCCCTGGAGAAGTTTTTTATCGACTATGGCAAGCAGGATCGCGCAGCGGCGGAATTTGTCGAAAGCATTCAGGTTCCCCTGCCCGGCCCCAATGATTTGAACGCCGCCTACAAGATTTCCAAACGACGTGACGAGGATATCTCATCGGTAGCCGTGGGCATCCATATGACCGTCACCGGAAGCGTAATCAGCAATGCCCGCATTGCCTTTGGCGGCATGGCGGCAACACCTAAACGTGCGAAGGCCGCGGAAACTGCGCTGAACGGTCAGCGCTGGACGCGCGAAAACTTCGAGGCCGCGGCAGCAGCGCTGGCCAAGGATTTCGAACCGCTTACCGACTGGCGCGCGTCCTCGCAGTACCGGAAGCTCACGGCCCAGAACCTGCTGCGCCGTTTCTATCTTGAACAGGATGCGCAAAGCACTGCTCCCGTTCAGCTCATCAACGCTTAA
- the xdhB gene encoding xanthine dehydrogenase molybdopterin binding subunit — translation MKANVSITGTAHSDRIHDSASKHVTGAADYTDDIALPEGTFHAYLGVSDIAHATLLGIDYTDVLATPGVIGVLTADDVPGINDLSPTGLNDEPVFPTDLIQFHGQPLFAVIAKTRDIARRAAEKAKISYDVLPHALDSIQAQQAGYPHVTPPLKLERGDVDRALESASNRIKGKITVGGQDHLYLEGHIALAIPGEDDDIILHSSTQHPSEAQHMVAQVLGVPSNAVVVNVRRMGGGFGGKESQMNLFCAVAAMAAKKWNRAVKIRPDRDQDMTATGKRHDFVIDYDVSFDAAGRIEAVNSSFAARCGFSADLSGPVTDRALFHADNAYFYPNVRLESRPMKTNTVSNTAFRGFGGPQGVVAAERIIEEIAYAIGQDPLDVRKANFYGGEGRDLTPYHQKVEDSILERLVGELENTSDYRQRRKDIIAFNKTSPVLKKGIALTPVKFGISFTATWYNQAGALVHVYNDGSIHLNHGGTEMGQGLNTKVAQIVAEAFQVDFERIKITKTTTEKVPNTSATAASSGTDLNGMAALNAVEQIKARLVEFATTTWDVPAEEVTFHANKVFIGKDILTFDAFIKQAYLARVQLSAAGFYKTPKIHWDRSKGQGRPFYYYAYGAACSEVTIDTLTGEYRVERTDILHDVGRSLNPALDRGQVEGAFIQGMGWLTTEELWWDDAGRLRTHAPSTYKIPLASDRPRIFNVNLADWSENRELTVKRSKAVGEPPFMLGISVFEALSMAIASAADYQECPRLDAPATPERVLLAVARLQAVG, via the coding sequence ATGAAAGCCAACGTTTCCATCACCGGCACCGCTCACAGCGATCGCATTCATGACAGCGCGTCCAAACACGTTACGGGCGCGGCAGACTACACTGACGATATTGCACTGCCCGAGGGAACGTTTCATGCCTATCTAGGTGTCTCGGATATTGCCCATGCGACGCTTTTGGGCATCGACTATACGGATGTGCTGGCGACCCCCGGTGTGATCGGCGTTCTGACGGCAGACGATGTGCCGGGTATCAACGATCTGAGCCCTACCGGACTGAATGATGAGCCGGTTTTCCCCACCGATCTGATCCAATTTCATGGCCAACCGTTGTTTGCAGTGATCGCAAAGACACGCGACATTGCGCGGCGCGCCGCGGAAAAAGCCAAAATCAGTTACGATGTTTTACCTCATGCGCTTGATTCCATTCAGGCGCAACAGGCAGGATACCCGCATGTCACCCCTCCGCTGAAACTTGAACGTGGTGATGTCGATAGGGCGTTGGAATCTGCAAGCAATCGGATCAAGGGCAAGATCACTGTCGGCGGACAGGATCACCTGTATCTTGAAGGGCATATCGCCTTGGCCATTCCCGGGGAAGACGACGATATCATCTTGCATTCCTCCACGCAGCACCCGTCAGAGGCGCAGCATATGGTGGCGCAAGTTCTCGGTGTGCCCTCGAATGCCGTAGTGGTGAACGTGCGCCGCATGGGCGGCGGGTTCGGCGGCAAAGAAAGCCAGATGAACCTGTTCTGCGCCGTCGCCGCAATGGCGGCGAAAAAGTGGAACCGCGCCGTGAAAATTCGCCCCGATCGGGACCAAGACATGACGGCGACGGGTAAGCGCCATGATTTCGTGATTGATTATGACGTCTCTTTCGACGCGGCAGGACGCATCGAAGCGGTGAACAGCAGCTTTGCTGCACGCTGCGGTTTTTCGGCCGATCTGTCGGGGCCCGTGACCGACCGCGCCCTGTTTCACGCCGATAACGCCTATTTCTACCCGAATGTTCGGCTTGAAAGCCGCCCGATGAAAACAAACACTGTGTCCAACACAGCCTTTCGCGGCTTTGGCGGCCCGCAGGGGGTGGTGGCAGCGGAACGCATCATAGAAGAAATCGCCTATGCCATAGGTCAGGATCCACTGGATGTACGCAAGGCCAACTTCTATGGCGGCGAGGGGCGAGACCTAACGCCCTATCACCAGAAAGTCGAAGACAGCATTCTGGAACGGCTTGTCGGGGAGTTGGAAAACACCTCCGACTATCGCCAGCGCCGAAAGGATATCATTGCCTTCAATAAGACCTCGCCGGTGCTCAAAAAGGGGATTGCCCTGACCCCGGTCAAGTTCGGAATCTCCTTCACGGCGACGTGGTACAATCAGGCCGGCGCATTGGTGCATGTCTATAACGACGGGTCGATCCACCTGAACCATGGCGGCACCGAGATGGGTCAGGGGCTGAACACCAAAGTGGCGCAGATTGTCGCTGAGGCATTTCAGGTCGACTTTGAGCGGATCAAGATTACCAAGACCACCACTGAGAAAGTGCCGAACACGTCAGCGACTGCCGCTTCTAGCGGAACCGACCTGAACGGCATGGCCGCGCTCAACGCGGTAGAACAGATCAAGGCGCGGCTCGTCGAATTTGCGACAACAACTTGGGATGTTCCTGCAGAAGAGGTGACTTTCCACGCAAACAAAGTGTTCATCGGGAAAGATATCCTGACATTTGATGCCTTCATCAAACAGGCCTATCTCGCCCGCGTGCAGCTTTCGGCGGCTGGATTCTACAAGACACCAAAGATCCACTGGGACCGCAGCAAAGGCCAAGGGCGCCCGTTCTATTACTATGCCTATGGCGCGGCATGCTCTGAGGTGACAATCGATACGCTGACGGGCGAATATCGTGTTGAGCGCACAGACATCCTGCATGACGTGGGCCGGTCCCTTAATCCGGCACTTGATCGGGGTCAGGTTGAGGGCGCCTTCATCCAAGGCATGGGATGGCTTACCACCGAGGAATTATGGTGGGACGATGCCGGACGGCTGCGGACCCATGCGCCCTCCACCTACAAAATCCCCCTCGCGTCCGACCGCCCACGCATATTCAACGTGAACCTTGCCGACTGGTCGGAGAACCGCGAGTTGACCGTAAAGCGCTCCAAGGCCGTAGGAGAGCCGCCCTTCATGCTTGGCATTTCGGTCTTCGAAGCGCTGTCGATGGCCATCGCTTCGGCCGCCGACTACCAAGAGTGTCCGCGTCTTGATGCTCCAGCCACGCCGGAACGCGTGTTACTGGCCGTGGCACGGCTGCAGGCCGTGGGGTGA
- a CDS encoding urate hydroxylase PuuD has protein sequence MYDLAILWDWIAFSVRWLHVITAMAWIGASFYFIALDLMLKPNDALPEGAYGEEWEVHGGGFYHTVKYLVAPARMPEHLTWHKWQSYSTWLSGAALLMIIYWVGGELFLLDPSKADISLLQGILISGGSLTIGWLLYDAMCKSRLANHPTVLMLLLFVILVIMSWGYNQIFTGRAALLHLGAFTATIMTANVFFQIMPNQRVVVEDLKAGRTPDAKYGKIAKVRSTHNNYLTLPVVFLMLSNHYPLAFGTEFSWIIASLIFLTGVTIRHYFNTMHKTGTGPHWTWAVTVLLMVLIAWLSTIRTGETWEDAEARELTAYEQTYAAAKGFENAYDSVISNCSMCHAREPVWGNMQWAPKGVYLETPGDVARHADQIYLQAGVSHAMPPPNAVQMDEEARRSIVAWVREVRSQ, from the coding sequence ATGTACGATTTGGCAATTCTGTGGGACTGGATCGCGTTCAGCGTTCGCTGGCTACATGTGATCACTGCAATGGCGTGGATCGGTGCATCGTTCTACTTTATCGCTCTCGACCTGATGCTGAAACCAAACGACGCCCTGCCCGAAGGCGCCTATGGCGAAGAATGGGAAGTGCATGGCGGGGGCTTTTATCACACGGTCAAATATCTGGTGGCGCCCGCCCGGATGCCTGAGCACCTGACCTGGCACAAATGGCAAAGCTACAGCACCTGGTTGTCAGGGGCGGCACTCTTGATGATCATCTACTGGGTGGGCGGTGAATTGTTCCTGCTAGACCCCAGCAAGGCCGATATATCGCTGTTGCAGGGCATTCTGATCTCCGGCGGTTCCCTGACGATCGGCTGGCTGCTCTATGACGCGATGTGCAAATCCAGATTGGCCAACCACCCGACAGTTCTGATGCTGCTTTTGTTCGTGATCCTTGTGATCATGTCTTGGGGGTACAACCAGATTTTTACCGGTAGGGCGGCGTTGCTGCATCTCGGTGCTTTCACAGCGACGATCATGACCGCCAATGTGTTTTTCCAGATCATGCCCAACCAACGGGTTGTCGTCGAAGACCTCAAGGCCGGTCGGACGCCCGACGCGAAGTACGGCAAGATCGCCAAGGTGCGCTCGACGCACAACAACTACCTGACGTTGCCGGTGGTGTTCTTGATGCTGTCGAACCACTATCCGCTGGCTTTTGGAACTGAGTTCAGCTGGATCATCGCCAGCCTGATCTTTCTGACCGGGGTTACCATTCGCCACTACTTTAACACGATGCACAAAACCGGAACCGGCCCGCATTGGACTTGGGCAGTGACCGTGTTGCTGATGGTTTTAATCGCCTGGCTTTCTACCATCAGGACGGGTGAGACTTGGGAGGACGCGGAAGCCCGTGAGCTAACGGCGTACGAGCAGACCTATGCCGCTGCAAAGGGGTTTGAGAACGCCTACGACTCCGTCATTAGCAACTGCTCAATGTGCCATGCCCGAGAACCGGTCTGGGGCAATATGCAGTGGGCGCCGAAAGGTGTCTACCTCGAGACCCCGGGCGACGTAGCGCGTCATGCTGACCAGATCTATCTCCAAGCGGGCGTGAGCCATGCCATGCCCCCGCCAAACGCCGTACAAATGGACGAAGAAGCGCGACGCAGTATTGTCGCTTGGGTGCGCGAAGTGCGTAGCCAGTAG
- a CDS encoding LysR family transcriptional regulator: MSYIESLRVFVRVMELGSITSGGRDLRLTPAVASKRLKELEKHLGVRLFNRTTRSITPTEVGTVFYDEARAILQALDNAEARVASFSDAPRGTLRITAPLGVGRRIVAPLVPEFSDTYPDTEIRMRLSDRRVDIMADGLDIAFFIGEPSDSTMKLRKFADCDRVLCASPDYLSRCGTPTTPDDLHDQAHNCLLLRYPRSPEYYWTLQTDMGPRKLEVRGRFDADDGDVLTDWALAGRGIINKPRFDVREHLKLGRLVEVLPHTPPKPTIFGCLYPHKKLQDPKVRLFVDHIARNSKRFFV, translated from the coding sequence ATGTCTTATATCGAAAGCTTGCGCGTCTTCGTTCGCGTGATGGAACTGGGAAGCATAACTTCGGGTGGCCGGGATCTGAGATTGACGCCTGCCGTTGCAAGCAAGCGTCTGAAAGAGCTTGAAAAACATCTCGGCGTGCGACTTTTTAATAGGACGACGCGCTCAATAACCCCGACAGAAGTTGGCACCGTATTCTACGATGAGGCCCGTGCTATTTTGCAGGCCTTGGATAATGCCGAGGCCCGGGTCGCCAGCTTTTCCGACGCCCCGCGGGGCACCCTGCGCATCACGGCACCACTTGGGGTCGGGCGACGAATAGTTGCGCCCTTGGTCCCAGAATTTTCTGATACCTATCCCGATACTGAGATTCGGATGCGGCTGTCCGACCGAAGGGTAGACATCATGGCCGATGGGCTCGACATCGCTTTCTTTATCGGCGAGCCGAGTGATTCCACGATGAAGCTGCGAAAGTTCGCGGATTGCGATCGGGTCTTGTGTGCCTCTCCGGATTATCTTTCGCGCTGCGGAACGCCAACGACGCCTGACGATCTTCACGATCAGGCTCACAACTGCCTTCTACTCCGGTATCCGAGGTCACCAGAGTATTATTGGACACTTCAGACCGATATGGGGCCCCGAAAACTGGAGGTTCGCGGGCGGTTCGATGCCGATGACGGTGATGTACTGACCGATTGGGCGCTGGCCGGGCGCGGGATCATCAACAAACCCCGCTTTGACGTGCGCGAACATCTGAAATTGGGAAGGCTGGTTGAAGTATTGCCGCACACCCCGCCAAAACCGACCATTTTTGGCTGCCTGTATCCTCACAAAAAGCTTCAGGACCCAAAGGTCCGTCTGTTCGTTGATCACATCGCACGAAACAGCAAACGCTTCTTCGTCTGA
- the uraH gene encoding hydroxyisourate hydrolase: MAGYLTTHVLDTALGCPAKGLKIELFRITGVERQLLKTLQTNDDGRTDEQILPAAEFEVGEYELVFHAGAYLDANGTPPEEPRFLNVIPIRFGMSEQSHYHVPLLLSPFGYSTYRGS; the protein is encoded by the coding sequence ATGGCCGGTTATCTTACGACCCATGTCCTTGACACTGCACTCGGTTGCCCCGCCAAAGGGTTGAAGATTGAATTGTTTCGCATCACGGGTGTTGAACGGCAATTGTTGAAAACGCTTCAGACGAATGACGACGGGCGTACTGACGAACAGATCCTGCCTGCAGCAGAGTTCGAAGTGGGCGAGTATGAATTGGTGTTCCACGCGGGCGCCTATCTGGATGCAAATGGCACGCCGCCTGAGGAACCTCGTTTTCTAAACGTCATACCGATCCGCTTCGGGATGTCCGAGCAATCGCACTACCACGTGCCCTTGTTGCTGTCTCCTTTCGGATATTCAACATATCGGGGAAGCTGA
- the puuE gene encoding allantoinase PuuE, with product MKRYPRDMTGYGGTVPAAQWPNGAKIAVQIVLNYEEGGENNILHDDAASEAFLSEITGAAPWPGQRHWNMESIYEYGSRAGFWRVHNLLKDTPITVYGVATALMRAPQQLKAMKDAGWEIASHGLKWIEHKDMEPQEERAHIREAIRLHTEVVGEAPRGWYTGRCSMNTVDLAAEEGDFAYIADSYADDLPYWVRAGGKNQLIVPYTMDCNDMRFAIQAGYTNGDQFESYLKDSFDMLYAEGVEGEPKMLSIGLHCRLIGRPGRAMALKRALDHFAKHDGVWFATREQIADHWASLHPPAEGAAPSEMDRETFVAEFGGMFEHSPWIAEGAFDLELGATHDNAAGIHNALSRVFRSASEEQRLGVLTAHPDLAGKLAAAGRLTKESTLEQKGAGLDLLTDEERETFQKLNAEYVERHGFPFIIAVKDNTKSSILEAFHRRINNDRDTEFSEACRQVERIAELRLIEKFAS from the coding sequence GTGAAACGTTACCCAAGAGATATGACCGGCTATGGTGGCACTGTGCCTGCGGCGCAATGGCCAAATGGCGCGAAAATCGCCGTTCAGATTGTTCTGAACTATGAAGAAGGTGGCGAGAACAACATTCTGCACGATGATGCCGCGTCCGAAGCATTCCTTTCGGAAATCACCGGCGCCGCTCCTTGGCCGGGACAACGCCACTGGAACATGGAATCGATCTATGAGTATGGCAGCCGCGCCGGGTTTTGGCGCGTTCACAACCTGCTGAAGGACACGCCGATTACAGTATATGGCGTAGCGACCGCCCTCATGCGGGCGCCTCAGCAACTCAAGGCGATGAAAGATGCCGGGTGGGAGATTGCCAGCCATGGCCTGAAATGGATTGAACACAAGGATATGGAGCCGCAAGAAGAACGCGCCCATATCCGCGAGGCAATCCGCCTGCATACCGAAGTGGTGGGGGAGGCCCCACGCGGCTGGTACACCGGGCGCTGCTCCATGAATACCGTAGACCTTGCCGCCGAAGAAGGCGATTTCGCCTATATTGCCGACAGCTATGCCGATGATTTGCCTTACTGGGTGCGGGCGGGCGGCAAAAACCAGTTGATCGTGCCTTACACGATGGACTGCAACGACATGCGTTTCGCGATTCAAGCGGGATACACGAACGGCGATCAGTTTGAGAGCTATCTCAAGGATAGTTTCGACATGCTCTATGCCGAGGGGGTCGAAGGCGAACCCAAGATGCTCTCAATCGGTTTGCACTGTCGTCTCATCGGGCGTCCGGGCCGTGCAATGGCGTTGAAACGCGCCTTGGATCATTTCGCGAAACACGACGGGGTGTGGTTCGCCACCCGGGAACAGATCGCCGATCACTGGGCAAGCCTGCACCCGCCTGCCGAGGGGGCCGCGCCATCTGAAATGGACAGGGAAACCTTTGTCGCTGAGTTTGGTGGCATGTTCGAACACAGCCCTTGGATCGCAGAGGGCGCATTCGATCTCGAGCTTGGTGCGACCCATGACAATGCTGCTGGCATTCACAACGCACTGTCGCGGGTATTCCGCAGCGCCTCCGAAGAACAGCGTTTGGGGGTTCTAACCGCTCACCCCGACTTGGCAGGAAAACTGGCGGCTGCCGGTCGCCTTACTAAGGAGAGTACCCTTGAACAAAAGGGCGCCGGGCTAGATTTATTGACCGATGAAGAACGGGAGACCTTCCAGAAGCTCAATGCGGAATATGTAGAACGGCACGGCTTTCCTTTCATCATCGCAGTGAAGGACAACACAAAATCGAGCATTCTTGAGGCATTTCACCGCCGCATCAACAATGACCGCGACACCGAGTTCTCCGAAGCCTGCCGACAGGTGGAACGCATCGCAGAGCTGCGCCTCATTGAGAAGTTTGCGTCATGA